One genomic segment of Panicum virgatum strain AP13 chromosome 2N, P.virgatum_v5, whole genome shotgun sequence includes these proteins:
- the LOC120659063 gene encoding eukaryotic translation initiation factor 5A-like: MISSGRRNNFLLVCVILIFLCSSSCCCCCCSSFVTRIAARFSDMSDSEEHHFESKADAGASKTYPQQAGTIRKNGYIVIKNRPCKVVEVSTSKTGKHGHAKCHFVGIDIFNGKKHEDIVPSSHNCDVPHVDRTEYQLIDISEDGYVSLLTESGNTKDDLKLPTDENLQAQIKSGYDDGKDIILTVMSAMGEEQICALKEIGGKNYPFGRASPAASRAASGEALSNNFR, from the exons ATGATCTCTTCTGGACGGAGGAACAATTTTCTGCTTGTTTGCGTGATTCTAATATTCCTGTGCTCttcttcttgctgctgctgctgctgctcttcttTTGTTACTAGGATCGCTGCAAGATTCTCGGACATGTCGGACTCTGAGGAGCACCACTTCGAGTCCAaggccgacgccggcgcctCCAAGACCTACCCGCAGCAGGCCGGCACCATCCGCAAGAACGGATACATCGTCATCAAGAATCGCCCCTGCAAG GTTGTTGAGGTCTCCACTTCCAAGACTGGGAAGCATGGTCATGCCAAGTGCCACTTTGTCGGCATTGACATTTTCAATGGAAAGAAGCATGAGGATATTGTTCCTTCATCTCACAACTGCGAC GTTCCACATGTTGACCGCACTGAGTATCAGCTGATTGACATTTCTGAAGACGGATAC GTTAGCCTTTTGACGGAGAGTGGCAACACTAAGGATGACCTGAAACTTCCCACTGATGAAAATCTGCAAGCCCAG ATCAAGAGTGGATATGATGATGGAAAGGACATTATCCTGACTGTGATGTCCGCCATGGGTGAGGAACAGATCTGTGCTCTGAAGGAGATTGGGGGAAAGAACtacccgtttgggagggcttcaccggcggcttcacgagcggctTCAGGTGAAGCCCTCTCAAAC AACTTCCGCTAA